The region GGTGAGGCGGGCAGGAGATCTCAAccctgaccccacccccaaccccgggGCATCATGGCTGCCCTGGTGCAACCCCACCCCTAGCCCCCACCTTGGGCACCCCAGTGCATGATGGTATTGACCCCGGTGCCTCATGGGAAACCCCCAACCCTACCCTGAACCCCATCCCTGGGGGATCCTGGGCGCCCTAGTATACAATGGGAATCCTCACATGAAGCCCCACTCCCAGGCCTCGCCCTCACCCGAGTGCCTGTCGAGCTGTGAGTTCCTGCAGGCAGCgcgagggcagaggcagggcgcATGCGCAGCGCCAGGCCGGGCCCGGGGCTTTGAGGCCGCATGTGTGCGGAGCTGCGAGGCCGACAGCGACTGCGGTGGGGGCCGGAAGTGCTGCGGCAATGGCTGTGGACACACGTGCCAGGCACCCCGTGCGCTCTTCCTAGGTGGGTGGGGCCAGGGCAGGGCTCTTGGGGTGGGGTGTGGAGTGACCATGTGAGGCAGGGGAATGACCAGAGTGACCACAGGTAACCTCACTGGCTGACAGCTCCTCCTCCCGTAGGCGTGCCCCCAAGGCCCCGGCGTGCCCTGCGCTTCGCTGAGCGCCTGCCCATGCTGGAGGTCACGTGGTCACCCGGGGTCAGCACTGCCCAGGAGCCTGTGGTGTTCCTGCTGCAGGCGAGGTCTAACCTCGGACCCCACCCCAGTGAGGACGGCGCCTCCGCCTGGGAGACTGCTGCTCAGGTGCAGTAGCGGGGTCAGGGCCCCATCATGGTGACATCATTCCCAGGGGGCAGGGCCTGAGGAGCGTGATTGGTGGTCAATGACCATGCCCACTGGCTCCCACCATGTGCCCCACGGGAACTGGGTGGGGCCAGGGGTGACTGACCTCCCCTGACCCCTGTGACTGTGCAGACCGCCCTCCCACGCGCGCTCCTCCCTGCCCCACGTCCGGGCCGCTGGTTCCAGTTCCGTGTTGCTGCTGTCAATGCCCGCGGATCCCGTGGCTTCACCACACCCAGCAGGCACTTCCTGTCCACCCGAGGTTGGCCAGGgctggggggtgggatgggggtctGAGGGTTGGTGCCAGGCGGGTGGGGTCAAGGGTCACCAAGGATCACCCTGGGAGTCAGAGGTCACTGCAGCCCCACCCCCTCACTCTGCAGATCCCGTGGCCCCCCTGGCCCCAGCTGACCTCCGCGTGGTGGGTGAGGTTGTGCACAGCGATGGCAGTGTGAGCGTGGAGATCGCGTGGGCCCCGCCTCCTGAGCCCGACATCCCACCCCGCCACTTCCGGGTCACGTGGGGCAAGGCCATGGGTGGGGAGAGGCGGAGGATGACTGTGGATGCGGTGAGAGGGCATGGGGTGGAGTGGACCCCGGGATAGCATGGGATAGCTCATGTGGTATGAGATAGCCTGTATGGTGTGGGATATCTCCTGTGGTGTGGGGATAGCACCATGTGTCAGGAGATAGCTCAGGTGGTGTGGGATAGCCTGTGTGGTGTGAGATAACCCCAGAGTGGTATGCATGTTGTGAGCCCACACAATGTGTAGTAGACCACATGGGTGGCTTGAGATAGCCCATAGGTCATCTTAAGTAGCTGTGGCCTGAGATAGGCCAATATGTTCTGAGATAGCCCACATGGTATGACATGAGACCTGGATGTGGAGTGAGATAGCTCACGTGTGGTCTGAGATACCCCAGTAGTCCATATCTCCTGTCAGTCTGAGATAGCCCATAGTCATCACACCGTCTAAGATAGATCCAAAGGAGTGGGGGGAAGTGGTGTCACACCCCCACGTACCCTGAGCTAGCTCATCACACCCCGGTATGCCTTGAGCTAGCCCAtgccccccccacctcccacccccccactccaccccccacAGACCCAGCACTCGGCAGTCCTACCCCGGCTACACCCTGGCAAGTACGAGCTGCAGCTCCAGGCTGTCGCCTTCTGGGGGGAGAAACGGCTTCTGGGCTCCCGGGCAGAGCTGCAGTTCTCAGCTggtgagggtggggctgggggcgggATCTGTGAGGTGTGGGTGGGGCCAAAATGAGGATGAGGTGGAGTCTGTGGTAGGGGGCTTGGTCACAGGGCGCATGGGGTTGGGATCACAGGATGAAGCCCACCCACTCATCTGATTGACACAGGCTCCACCCCTTTATTCCCTAAGCAAACCCCGCTCCCGATGAGGTCACCACGACCTCCAACCTCCTGCTCCCAGACCGCGCCATCACGGAGGGATGATGTCGTCTGGCCCCTCACCATCCTGACTGAGAGGGACGGGGCGGGTTTTCTCCAGAAGCCCAAACCCACTACCGCCATCACCCCCTCGGATGTTTACTGATGTCATAATAAATGTTAGTGATGCCACGCCCATGGATGACATCACATATGATGTCACCACCTATGACATCGTTCCTGCCCTTCCCCATGTGCTCAAATTTAAATATGCAAGTGAGACCTTTAAGGAAAATCCCGATTTCCAAGTGGCGTCATCTGGATACACAAATGTGGGCAGCTTGGACTTGAATAAGCAAATGGAAGTCAATTAGATTTTAATATGCAAATGAGGAAGCCACACTATTTGAATATCCAGTGTGATGTAATGTTCAAGTCGAGAAGCAGTGTTAATTTGAGTATGTAAATTAGGGAATCTCAGTCACATGTCTAGACGGTTAAGTTATTGTTGAATCCTGAAATGGTGCCattttgaatatgaaaatatgagCTTCTTTGATTTGAATATGCAAATTAGCCTCAATTCAATGTGTGAATCCAGGCATACTCTGATGTGAATATACAAATTAGGAGCCACCACTATTTAAATATGCAGAGTATGATAATGCTTAAGTCATGAAGCAGCACTATTTTGAATATGTAAATACAGGCATAGTGtgacataaatatgtaaattagcCCCCTTCAGTGCCACAAAGGTATCTTGCACAAAGGTATCAGACGTgttgaatattaaaattttatgtaaatgtggGGGCGGGtctacaagtctttttttttattctatgtcctattatttaatttaaatgaatATC is a window of Arvicanthis niloticus isolate mArvNil1 chromosome 26, mArvNil1.pat.X, whole genome shotgun sequence DNA encoding:
- the Anos1 gene encoding anosmin-1 isoform X7 → MTGSDITGGGSDPLLQCQNNTRCAQCLAPCADPEEVSPRPCSSLCEASPSPECLSSCEFLQAARGQRQGACAAPGRARGFEAACVRSCEADSDCGGGRKCCGNGCGHTCQAPRALFLGVPPRPRRALRFAERLPMLEVTWSPGVSTAQEPVVFLLQARSNLGPHPSEDGASAWETAAQTALPRALLPAPRPGRWFQFRVAAVNARGSRGFTTPSRHFLSTRDPVAPLAPADLRVVGEVVHSDGSVSVEIAWAPPPEPDIPPRHFRVTWGKAMGGERRRMTVDATQHSAVLPRLHPGKYELQLQAVAFWGEKRLLGSRAELQFSAANPAPDEVTTTSNLLLPDRAITEG
- the Anos1 gene encoding anosmin-1 isoform X2, with protein sequence MTGSDVTTGPGVSVWVHDVIWGSLEISRIQKWAGKTRSDVTTDYRGGGSDPLLQCQNNTRCAQCLAPCADPEEVSPRPCSSLCEASPSPECLSSCEFLQAARGQRQGACAAPGRARGFEAACVRSCEADSDCGGGRKCCGNGCGHTCQAPRALFLGVPPRPRRALRFAERLPMLEVTWSPGVSTAQEPVVFLLQARSNLGPHPSEDGASAWETAAQTALPRALLPAPRPGRWFQFRVAAVNARGSRGFTTPSRHFLSTRDPVAPLAPADLRVVGEVVHSDGSVSVEIAWAPPPEPDIPPRHFRVTWGKAMGGERRRMTVDATQHSAVLPRLHPGKYELQLQAVAFWGEKRLLGSRAELQFSAANPAPDEVTTTSNLLLPDRAITEG
- the Anos1 gene encoding anosmin-1 isoform X1; this encodes MRRVTPRVYVCTAAALWAWLAAVAVASAGGRGPGAELSGGAVLGARCAARCLGLHVTSPEGRGQEGGGSDPLLQCQNNTRCAQCLAPCADPEEVSPRPCSSLCEASPSPECLSSCEFLQAARGQRQGACAAPGRARGFEAACVRSCEADSDCGGGRKCCGNGCGHTCQAPRALFLGVPPRPRRALRFAERLPMLEVTWSPGVSTAQEPVVFLLQARSNLGPHPSEDGASAWETAAQTALPRALLPAPRPGRWFQFRVAAVNARGSRGFTTPSRHFLSTRDPVAPLAPADLRVVGEVVHSDGSVSVEIAWAPPPEPDIPPRHFRVTWGKAMGGERRRMTVDATQHSAVLPRLHPGKYELQLQAVAFWGEKRLLGSRAELQFSAANPAPDEVTTTSNLLLPDRAITEG
- the Anos1 gene encoding anosmin-1 isoform X5, translating into MTRSDITAGPGVTVRVPWVTCVWEGGGSDPLLQCQNNTRCAQCLAPCADPEEVSPRPCSSLCEASPSPECLSSCEFLQAARGQRQGACAAPGRARGFEAACVRSCEADSDCGGGRKCCGNGCGHTCQAPRALFLGVPPRPRRALRFAERLPMLEVTWSPGVSTAQEPVVFLLQARSNLGPHPSEDGASAWETAAQTALPRALLPAPRPGRWFQFRVAAVNARGSRGFTTPSRHFLSTRDPVAPLAPADLRVVGEVVHSDGSVSVEIAWAPPPEPDIPPRHFRVTWGKAMGGERRRMTVDATQHSAVLPRLHPGKYELQLQAVAFWGEKRLLGSRAELQFSAANPAPDEVTTTSNLLLPDRAITEG
- the Anos1 gene encoding anosmin-1 isoform X3, giving the protein MTGSDITGPGVSVWVHDVIWGSLEISRIQKWAGKTRSDVTTDYRGGGSDPLLQCQNNTRCAQCLAPCADPEEVSPRPCSSLCEASPSPECLSSCEFLQAARGQRQGACAAPGRARGFEAACVRSCEADSDCGGGRKCCGNGCGHTCQAPRALFLGVPPRPRRALRFAERLPMLEVTWSPGVSTAQEPVVFLLQARSNLGPHPSEDGASAWETAAQTALPRALLPAPRPGRWFQFRVAAVNARGSRGFTTPSRHFLSTRDPVAPLAPADLRVVGEVVHSDGSVSVEIAWAPPPEPDIPPRHFRVTWGKAMGGERRRMTVDATQHSAVLPRLHPGKYELQLQAVAFWGEKRLLGSRAELQFSAANPAPDEVTTTSNLLLPDRAITEG
- the Anos1 gene encoding anosmin-1 isoform X6; protein product: MTGSDVTTGPGVSVWVHDVIWGSLEISRIQKWAGKTRSDVTTDYRGGGSDPLLQCQNNTRCAQASPSPECLSSCEFLQAARGQRQGACAAPGRARGFEAACVRSCEADSDCGGGRKCCGNGCGHTCQAPRALFLGVPPRPRRALRFAERLPMLEVTWSPGVSTAQEPVVFLLQARSNLGPHPSEDGASAWETAAQTALPRALLPAPRPGRWFQFRVAAVNARGSRGFTTPSRHFLSTRDPVAPLAPADLRVVGEVVHSDGSVSVEIAWAPPPEPDIPPRHFRVTWGKAMGGERRRMTVDATQHSAVLPRLHPGKYELQLQAVAFWGEKRLLGSRAELQFSAANPAPDEVTTTSNLLLPDRAITEG
- the Anos1 gene encoding anosmin-1 isoform X4, coding for MRRVTPRVYVCTAAALWAWLAAVAVASAGGRGPGAELSGGAVLGARCAARCLGLHVTSPEGRGQEGGGSDPLLQCQNNTRCAQASPSPECLSSCEFLQAARGQRQGACAAPGRARGFEAACVRSCEADSDCGGGRKCCGNGCGHTCQAPRALFLGVPPRPRRALRFAERLPMLEVTWSPGVSTAQEPVVFLLQARSNLGPHPSEDGASAWETAAQTALPRALLPAPRPGRWFQFRVAAVNARGSRGFTTPSRHFLSTRDPVAPLAPADLRVVGEVVHSDGSVSVEIAWAPPPEPDIPPRHFRVTWGKAMGGERRRMTVDATQHSAVLPRLHPGKYELQLQAVAFWGEKRLLGSRAELQFSAANPAPDEVTTTSNLLLPDRAITEG
- the Anos1 gene encoding anosmin-1 isoform X8 encodes the protein MTRSDITAGPGVTVRVPWVTCVWEGGGSDPLLQCQNNTRCAQASPSPECLSSCEFLQAARGQRQGACAAPGRARGFEAACVRSCEADSDCGGGRKCCGNGCGHTCQAPRALFLGVPPRPRRALRFAERLPMLEVTWSPGVSTAQEPVVFLLQARSNLGPHPSEDGASAWETAAQTALPRALLPAPRPGRWFQFRVAAVNARGSRGFTTPSRHFLSTRDPVAPLAPADLRVVGEVVHSDGSVSVEIAWAPPPEPDIPPRHFRVTWGKAMGGERRRMTVDATQHSAVLPRLHPGKYELQLQAVAFWGEKRLLGSRAELQFSAANPAPDEVTTTSNLLLPDRAITEG